A single genomic interval of Polynucleobacter necessarius harbors:
- a CDS encoding phosphomannomutase/phosphoglucomutase: MQLSPSIFKAYDIRGIIDQTLDPSIAKLIGQAFGTEMRNLGETEIVIGRDGRLSGPSLIEALTEGLLSTGINAIDLGMVATPMVYFGANQMLNGKKPKSGIIITGSHNPPNYNGFKMVFGGAAIYGDQIQELRKRIEAKDFATGSGTRSTFDIFPMYLNHIVGDLKLTRPMKIAIDCGNGVGGAFAGKLFRALGCEVQELFCEVDGHFPNHHPDPAHLENLQDLIKNLQTTDNELGLAFDGDADRLGVVTNDGQVIFPDRQLMLFAKDVLSRNAGGQIIYDVKCTRNLAAWVKQHGGEPLMWKTGHSLVKAKLKETGAPLAGEMSGHIFFKDRWFGFDDGLYTGARLLEILSKEKDPNQTLNDLPNAICTPELQLTCAEGEPFALLETIKANAKFPTSESINTIDGVRVEYKDGFGLARPSNTTPVVVMRFEADSDEAIARIQAEFKAVLLSAKPDAKLPF, from the coding sequence ATGCAATTGTCCCCATCTATTTTTAAAGCGTATGACATTCGTGGCATCATCGATCAAACCTTAGATCCCTCGATTGCCAAATTGATTGGCCAGGCTTTTGGCACTGAGATGCGCAATCTCGGCGAGACGGAGATAGTGATTGGTCGCGATGGTCGCCTATCAGGCCCTAGCTTAATTGAGGCCTTGACTGAAGGCCTGCTATCGACCGGAATTAATGCGATTGATCTGGGCATGGTTGCCACCCCAATGGTGTACTTTGGCGCTAATCAAATGCTCAATGGTAAAAAACCAAAGTCTGGCATCATAATTACCGGTAGCCATAACCCACCCAACTACAACGGCTTCAAAATGGTTTTTGGTGGCGCTGCAATTTATGGCGATCAGATTCAGGAACTGCGCAAGCGCATAGAGGCAAAAGACTTTGCCACTGGATCCGGAACAAGAAGCACTTTCGACATCTTCCCGATGTACCTGAATCACATCGTTGGCGATCTCAAATTAACTCGCCCAATGAAGATTGCGATCGATTGCGGCAATGGTGTTGGCGGTGCATTTGCAGGTAAATTGTTCAGAGCTTTGGGTTGCGAAGTACAAGAACTCTTCTGTGAAGTGGATGGCCATTTTCCAAACCACCATCCAGATCCTGCGCATCTTGAGAATCTGCAAGATCTCATCAAGAACTTACAAACAACCGACAATGAGCTTGGCTTAGCCTTTGATGGCGATGCCGATCGCTTAGGTGTAGTTACCAACGATGGTCAAGTGATTTTCCCTGACCGCCAACTGATGCTTTTTGCTAAAGATGTACTCTCTCGGAATGCGGGCGGTCAAATTATTTATGACGTCAAATGCACTCGTAACCTTGCTGCCTGGGTAAAGCAGCACGGCGGCGAACCTCTCATGTGGAAAACAGGTCACTCACTGGTAAAAGCTAAGCTCAAAGAGACTGGCGCGCCTCTCGCTGGTGAAATGTCTGGTCATATTTTCTTTAAAGACCGCTGGTTTGGCTTTGATGATGGTTTGTATACAGGCGCTCGTTTGTTGGAGATTCTTTCTAAAGAAAAAGATCCGAATCAAACACTCAATGACTTACCAAATGCGATTTGCACCCCTGAACTACAACTGACTTGCGCTGAGGGTGAGCCTTTTGCCTTATTGGAGACCATTAAGGCCAATGCCAAGTTCCCCACTTCAGAGTCAATCAATACGATTGATGGTGTACGCGTTGAGTACAAAGATGGATTTGGTCTTGCTAGACCATCAAATACCACTCCTGTAGTGGTGATGCGCTTTGAGGCTGATAGCGATGAGGCGATTGCCCGGATTCAAGCAGAATTTAAGGCGGTATTGTTGTCGGCTAAGCCGGATGCGAAGTTGCCTTTTTAA
- a CDS encoding quinolinate synthase NadA: protein MIDEPIRVKALGCIERMLDVTKHHPDLLAKAQHGFVKNIGAA, encoded by the coding sequence GTGATTGATGAGCCTATTCGCGTAAAAGCATTAGGATGCATCGAGCGCATGTTGGATGTCACGAAACATCACCCTGACCTGCTTGCCAAAGCGCAGCATGGCTTTGTAAAAAATATTGGCGCAGCTTAA